One window from the genome of Pempheris klunzingeri isolate RE-2024b chromosome 7, fPemKlu1.hap1, whole genome shotgun sequence encodes:
- the ccdc125 gene encoding coiled-coil domain-containing protein 125, giving the protein MSRLDLVQMQEVSEACGLDDDDMVDGDLGDGSGVRTAPGSATKTRQSFTGVTETLLPVAERLRHRSQAGEAAWFSGLKTAETQQGACLKLPCSGSVADLSKEELKDRLQEATALIDVLCCELEAAHRYLEGKYEALKILQGKAILEKATTHTKSLLQKSEETAKALEREVNSLQWELSFSQLQTKKCQQSWEQKYNRIFSENKTLTHNLEERETEIQQLRTENSALRRQCLELLSMLSVKEQRAYQGTKPQYSPDRDASVLELAVLGACRCLGVAEACPCSRTAAASRKQLIQLQQELDAQRSKREEAVMVADAFRIAFEQQLRKRSEHFLLLAEANILKSHQCKAEGANRSPIISVSQRLRGLLPSSLEGKMPDDLLETLYRLLDLLNDKEEALAHQRKVSIMLAHNAEELQKQLSLDSHCRPSDPSESRIPSEQPQDPSEDQTLQTSDTSESEIRLQVSSESNIQARQQLEPPDSQFQSGQPPCLSRTEPQELSDLSQTDIQTASNHKTHKSEIQQSEP; this is encoded by the exons ATGAGTAG GTTGGACCTGGTGCAGATGCAGGAGGTCAGTGAGGCCTGCGGCCTGGATGATGACGACATGGTGGACGGAGACCTGGGGGACGGCAGTGGAGTCAGAACAGCGCCCGGCTCCGCAACAAAGACCAGACAAAGCTTCACCGGTGTGACGGAGACCCTGCTGCCTGTAGCAGAGCGGCTCAGGCACCGCAGCCAGGCAGGAGAAGCGGCCTGGTTCTCTGGACTAAAGACAGCAGAGACGCAGCAGGGGGCCTGCTTGAAGCTGCCGTGCTCCG GTTCCGTGGCTGACTTGTCCAAAGAGGAGCTGAAAGACAGACTACAGGAAGCCACCGCG CTGATAGACgtgctgtgctgtgagctgGAGGCAGCACATCGGTACCTCGAAGGCAAATATGAAGCTCTGAAGATTTTACAAGGGAAG GCCATTCTTGAGAAAGCCACGACTCACACTAAAAGTCTGCTGCAGAAAAGTGAGGAGACGGCTAAAGCTCTGGAGAGG GAGGTGAACAGTCTGCAGTGGGAGCTGAGCTTCAGCCAGCTCCAGACGAAGAAGTGTCAGCAGTCGTGGGAACAGAAGTACAACAG AATTTTCAGTGAGAACAAGACTCTGACTCACAACCTGGAGGAAAGGGAGACTGAGATCCAGCAGCTCCGAACAGAAAATTCGG ctctgCGTCGGCAGTGCTTGGAGCTTCTGTCCATGTTGAGTGTGAAAGAGCAGAGGGCTTACCAAGGAACCAAACCTCAGTACAGCCCAGATAGAGACGCAAGCGTTCTGGAG ctgGCAGTGTTAGGGGCCTGCCGGTGTCTGGGTGTTGCTGAAGCTTGTCCATGCAGTCGGACTGCTGCTGCCAGCAGGAAGCAGCTCATCCAGCTACAGCAGGAG ctggATGCTCAGCGTTCAAAGAGAGAGGAAGCGGTGATGGTTGCGGATGCTTTTCGTATCGCCTTTGAACAGCAGTTGAGGAAACGAAGTGAGcacttcctgctgctggctgaggccaACATCCTGAAATCCCATCAGTGCAAGGCTGAAG GTGCTAACAGGAGTCCTATAATCAGTGTCAGCCAAAGGTTGAGAGGATTGCTGCCTTCCAGTTTGGAGGGGAAAATGCCCGATGATCTTTTGGAGACTCTCTACAGACTGTTGGACTTG CTGAATGACAAGGAGGAGGCCCTGGCCCACCAGAGGAAGGTGAGCATCATGTTAGCCCACAATGCTGAGGAGCTGCAAAAGCAGTTGTCTCTAGATTCACATTGCCGGCCATCAGACCCATCAGAGTCCAGGATCCCATCAGAACAACCACAAGACCCATCAGAAGACCAAACTCTGCAAACGTCTGATACATCAGAGTCTGAGATACGACTACAGGTGTCATCGGAGTCCAACATCCAGGCACGGCAACAACTAGAGCCGCCAGATTCCCAGTTTCAGTCAGGGCAACCACCATGTCTGTCCAGGACTGAACCGCAGGAGCTGTCAGACCTATCACAGACCGACATCCAGACAGCGTCTAACCACAAGACCCATAAGTCAGAAATCCAACAGTCAGAGCCATGA